TAAACACGAAATAAGTTGCGTGTAAGACTGCGTAGCATGCACTGGGGTTATTTTCTGCTGGGCTATTTGTTGGCGAATATCTGGCAGAGCATCTAGCGATTGTAAGCTATGGGTGATCAGGTTATATAAACGAGTATGGCCGGTGTCGGCATTATCTGTAATAAAGGTGCTTTTAATAGAGTGATAAAACTGCGTTTGTGTTTGCTCAGTAAGCAAAATTTGCTGTTGGAGTTGTTCTTTAAAGCGCTTGCGATTGGAGGCCAAGTATATATTGCTCATGCCGCGCTCTTTTTGTAGCTGATGTATAAAGTCGCCAAGTTTTGTAAGCGATGCACAACTTTTTTGAAGTTGTTTGAGGGCATGTATTTCTTGATATTTAGCCGCTAATAAAAATTGTTTTGTGAGAGGATTGCTCGATATCATAGGACTTATTCCACACTTTTTTGTTAATAAAGTGCAACCACTGTTCCAATCATAAAAAAATGTACCGATTGAATTTAAAATCAAATTAAAACAGCCGCTTAAAATCATGTTAATTTTGGGGTCCAATTTAGAACGAGTTTATTTATTACAGGAACAAACCCTTTTGGTGCAAAAAATATAGCTTTTGCACTTTATTGCGACTTAGGTATAAAACAAAAAAAGTGTTTACTCTGTTAACTGCACAGAGCAAACACCAGAGGGGGAATTTAAACGCTGCTATAACTCAGTAGTTCTGGGCTAATAGCCATTTTATGATTAATTACCTCACCTACCATAATTAGCGTAGGGCCGCTTAATGCAGATACTGATGGGTTGTTTAATATGTGCTCTAGCGTACTTGTAATTACTTTTTGCTTACTCGTTGTGGCGTTTTCGATAAGTGATATTGGTGTAGTACTTGGCCAATTTACCGATTGAAGGCCGCTACTTAGCTCTTTTAATCGTCCTAAGCCCATATAAACCACTAAAGTTGGATTATTCTTACCTTGCACAAAGGCATAATTGCTCCAGTTTGGCATTTTTTTAGGATCTGCAAATTGGGCAGTTAAAAATGTGACGCTTCGCGCTACATCACGCGTGGTAAGCGGAATGCCTGTATAGGCAGAGGTTGCGCATGCAGTGGTAACACCAGGTACAATCGCAAAGCTAATATTATGCTTTGTAAGCGCATCAGCCTCTTCGTTTATACGTGCAAATATACTCGGATCGCCTCCTTTTAAACGTACTACGTTTAACCCTTGTTGAGCATATTTAACGAGCAGGGCGCAAATATTGGCTTGTGTCATTGAATGCATACCGGCTCGTTTGCCTACAAATACCCGCTGCGCTTTTTTAGGTAATGTTTTTAGTAAATCTTCGCTTACTAGCCAGTCGTATAAAACGACGTCGGCTGTTTGTATTAAACGCTGCGCTTTTACGGTAATTAGCTCAGCATCGCCTGGGCCTGCACCAATAATATAGACATGGCCGTTTTTACCCCCTGTGCTGGTAAGCTTAACGCCGTTGGTAAGTTTATTTGTAAACTTGTTTAGCCAACCATTTTCAATACCCGAAAAATAAGAAAGCACGCTCATAATAATCTCCTTAAGCAACCGCTTTAATTACTTTTGGCTCGGCGCTTATAAGTATGT
The sequence above is drawn from the Pseudoalteromonas espejiana DSM 9414 genome and encodes:
- the cobA gene encoding uroporphyrinogen-III C-methyltransferase; protein product: MSVLSYFSGIENGWLNKFTNKLTNGVKLTSTGGKNGHVYIIGAGPGDAELITVKAQRLIQTADVVLYDWLVSEDLLKTLPKKAQRVFVGKRAGMHSMTQANICALLVKYAQQGLNVVRLKGGDPSIFARINEEADALTKHNISFAIVPGVTTACATSAYTGIPLTTRDVARSVTFLTAQFADPKKMPNWSNYAFVQGKNNPTLVVYMGLGRLKELSSGLQSVNWPSTTPISLIENATTSKQKVITSTLEHILNNPSVSALSGPTLIMVGEVINHKMAISPELLSYSSV